A genomic segment from Orrella daihaiensis encodes:
- the clpA gene encoding ATP-dependent Clp protease ATP-binding subunit ClpA has protein sequence MISQELEVSLHMAFVEARSARHEFITVEHLLLALLDNAAAIEVLKACTADLDDLRTSLRKFVTDNTPVIPEGGEVDTQPTLGFQRVIQRAIMHVSAGGTSKKPVTGANVLVAIFGEKDSHAVYYLQQQGISRLDVVNFLSHGITKNQQPETPATAKEAAGQTEETPDSRQSALDQYAQDLNAAAMAGRIDPLIGRDQEIERVIQILCRRRKNNPLLVGEAGVGKTAIAEGLAYRVTKKEVPDILQDAQVYALDMGSLLAGTKYRGDFEQRLKAVLKQLKSNPNAILFIDEIHTLIGAGSASGGTLDASNLLKPALSSGQLRCIGATTYNEFRGIFEKDAALSRRFQKVDIVEPSVDQTVQILRGLKQRFEEHHGVKYSAAALSAAAELSARHINDRHLPDKAIDVIDEAGAAQKLLPRSKQKKVIGKHEIETIICKIARIPPQSVSTDDRSRLATLERDLKTVVFGQDTAIEALSAAIKMARSGLGKPEKPIGSFLFSGPTGVGKTEVARQLAFTLGIELLRFDMSEYMERHTVSRLIGAPPGYVGYDQGGLLTEAINKQPHCVLLLDEIEKAHPDVFNILLQVMDHGTLTDNNGRKADFRNVILIMTTNAGAEAMSKPTIGFANTRETGDEMGEIKRLFSPEFRNRLDAIVHFAPLSKEIILRVVDKFLMQLEDQLHEKRVDATFTEKLRDYLALHGFDPLMGARPMQRLIQDMLRRALADELLFGRLVNGGSVTLDIDDQDKVQLQFDEDEPSGKKKDAPKELIHEQ, from the coding sequence GTGATTTCCCAAGAACTTGAAGTTAGTTTGCATATGGCATTTGTGGAGGCCCGCTCGGCGCGTCACGAATTTATTACTGTTGAACACTTGCTGCTCGCGTTACTTGACAATGCGGCTGCTATTGAGGTTCTGAAGGCGTGCACAGCAGATCTGGATGACTTGCGCACGAGCTTGCGCAAGTTTGTGACAGACAACACACCAGTCATTCCCGAGGGCGGGGAAGTGGATACTCAGCCCACACTCGGATTCCAACGGGTGATCCAGCGCGCGATCATGCATGTATCGGCAGGAGGCACCTCCAAGAAGCCAGTCACTGGTGCCAACGTGCTTGTCGCCATTTTCGGGGAGAAGGACTCGCATGCAGTCTACTACCTGCAGCAGCAGGGCATTTCCCGCCTGGATGTCGTTAACTTCTTGTCTCATGGCATCACAAAAAACCAACAACCTGAAACACCGGCAACAGCAAAAGAGGCGGCCGGTCAAACTGAAGAGACGCCAGACTCCCGTCAGTCTGCCCTTGATCAGTATGCGCAAGACTTAAATGCAGCCGCCATGGCCGGGCGTATTGATCCTTTGATTGGCCGTGATCAGGAAATCGAGCGGGTAATTCAAATCCTGTGTCGCCGGCGCAAGAATAATCCTTTGCTCGTGGGCGAGGCCGGCGTTGGTAAAACAGCCATTGCTGAAGGCCTTGCCTATCGAGTGACCAAAAAAGAAGTGCCCGATATTTTGCAGGATGCGCAAGTCTACGCTTTGGACATGGGCTCATTGCTTGCGGGTACTAAATATCGCGGAGACTTCGAACAGCGTCTAAAGGCAGTGCTCAAGCAGTTAAAGAGCAATCCCAATGCGATCCTTTTCATTGATGAAATTCATACGCTCATCGGTGCAGGTTCAGCTTCTGGGGGTACTTTGGATGCATCTAACTTACTGAAGCCTGCGTTGTCTTCCGGGCAGCTGCGCTGCATTGGCGCCACCACCTATAACGAGTTTCGAGGCATCTTTGAGAAAGATGCTGCGCTGTCTCGCCGATTCCAAAAGGTCGATATTGTCGAGCCGAGCGTTGATCAGACTGTGCAAATTCTACGGGGCCTGAAACAGCGGTTTGAAGAGCACCATGGGGTTAAATACTCTGCTGCCGCATTGTCTGCTGCGGCCGAGTTGTCCGCGCGGCATATCAATGACCGGCATTTGCCCGATAAGGCTATTGACGTGATTGATGAGGCGGGGGCTGCTCAAAAGCTTTTGCCACGCTCCAAACAGAAGAAGGTCATTGGCAAGCACGAGATTGAAACGATTATCTGCAAGATAGCCCGCATACCGCCACAGTCGGTTTCAACGGATGATCGTAGTCGATTGGCAACGCTTGAGCGCGATCTAAAAACAGTGGTGTTTGGGCAGGATACGGCCATTGAAGCCCTGTCCGCTGCGATCAAAATGGCGCGTTCAGGACTGGGTAAACCGGAAAAGCCGATTGGGTCATTTCTTTTTTCTGGTCCGACAGGTGTTGGCAAGACAGAGGTGGCTCGACAGCTCGCATTTACGCTGGGTATTGAGCTTTTGCGCTTTGATATGTCAGAGTACATGGAGCGTCACACCGTATCACGTCTGATCGGTGCGCCGCCGGGTTATGTCGGCTACGATCAAGGTGGTTTGCTGACTGAAGCCATCAACAAGCAGCCACACTGCGTTTTGCTATTGGACGAAATAGAAAAGGCACATCCAGATGTCTTTAATATCCTGCTTCAGGTGATGGATCACGGCACGCTGACTGACAATAATGGTCGCAAAGCTGACTTCCGTAACGTGATCTTGATCATGACGACCAACGCGGGTGCTGAAGCCATGAGTAAACCCACCATTGGCTTCGCCAATACTCGCGAGACGGGTGATGAGATGGGTGAGATCAAACGTCTTTTCTCGCCGGAGTTCCGTAACCGGCTAGACGCCATCGTTCATTTTGCGCCGCTATCGAAGGAAATCATTCTGCGCGTGGTTGACAAGTTCTTGATGCAACTTGAAGACCAGCTGCACGAGAAGCGGGTAGACGCTACCTTCACCGAGAAACTGCGAGACTACCTGGCTTTGCACGGCTTTGATCCTCTGATGGGAGCCAGACCTATGCAAAGACTGATTCAGGATATGTTGCGTCGTGCACTGGCAGATGAGTTGTTGTTTGGTCGACTGGTCAACGGTGGATCGGTGACGCTTGATATCGACGATCAGGATAAGGTGCAATTGCAGTTTGACGAGGATGAGCCTTCGGGTAAGAAAAAAGACGCACCCAAGGAGCTGATCCACGAGCAGTAG
- the dut gene encoding dUTP diphosphatase — MKTVDVKILDARLTDNLPTYATPGSAGLDLRACLDSAIDLEPGQTVLVPTGLSIHIADPDYAAMILPRSGMGHKNGIVLGNLVGLIDSDYQGPLMVSTWNRGQNVFRLEPMERLAQLVIVPVVQAQWRIVEEFESQSDRGAGGFGSTGHK, encoded by the coding sequence TTGAAAACCGTTGACGTCAAGATCCTAGACGCTCGCTTAACAGACAACTTGCCAACGTACGCCACGCCTGGCTCGGCTGGTCTGGATCTAAGAGCTTGCCTTGACAGCGCCATTGATCTTGAGCCTGGTCAAACCGTACTGGTGCCTACTGGTCTGTCAATTCATATCGCTGATCCAGACTATGCCGCCATGATCCTGCCTCGCTCGGGCATGGGCCATAAAAACGGCATCGTTTTAGGCAACCTCGTCGGTCTGATTGACTCCGACTACCAAGGACCATTGATGGTATCCACTTGGAATCGAGGACAGAATGTGTTTCGACTCGAACCCATGGAGCGATTAGCCCAGCTAGTCATTGTTCCAGTTGTGCAGGCTCAGTGGCGCATCGTCGAGGAGTTTGAGTCGCAAAGCGATCGCGGTGCAGGTGGCTTTGGCAGCACAGGTCACAAGTGA
- a CDS encoding DedA family protein, which produces MQAYIDQISLFIEANQAWAGLVVFLLTLGESMIVIGIMIPATALLLFTGGLVGAGTLPVAPILIWGILGAIVGDAVSFWLGRWVGPTILRWKLLKRHRSTVARARLFFYRYGFLSIFFGRFLGPIRSTIPTVAGVMGMGQWRFQLANTLSAIVWVPLMLLPGFLAAKSVEAAQTANNLTLYIGGGLSVVIGIWLLYMFTKTRGAASQRQLNRLNRHGHPRHAKSQTEEKSP; this is translated from the coding sequence ATGCAAGCCTACATCGACCAAATCAGTTTATTCATAGAAGCTAACCAGGCCTGGGCAGGGCTTGTGGTGTTTTTATTAACACTTGGCGAGTCGATGATCGTTATCGGCATCATGATACCTGCCACTGCATTGCTGTTGTTTACCGGTGGCTTGGTCGGTGCAGGCACCCTGCCAGTGGCTCCTATTTTGATCTGGGGGATTCTTGGCGCCATTGTGGGCGATGCGGTGTCATTCTGGTTAGGCCGATGGGTCGGACCCACGATTCTTCGTTGGAAACTGCTAAAGCGCCACCGAAGCACTGTTGCTCGTGCGCGCCTGTTTTTTTACCGCTACGGTTTTCTGTCAATTTTCTTCGGGCGATTTCTCGGTCCAATCCGAAGCACGATTCCGACCGTGGCTGGTGTGATGGGGATGGGCCAGTGGCGGTTTCAGTTAGCCAACACCTTATCGGCCATCGTCTGGGTACCCCTGATGCTGCTTCCCGGATTTTTGGCGGCAAAAAGCGTCGAAGCTGCGCAAACGGCAAACAACCTCACGCTCTATATCGGTGGCGGCTTATCGGTCGTGATCGGTATCTGGCTACTTTACATGTTTACTAAAACTCGTGGAGCTGCCAGCCAGCGCCAGCTAAATCGATTGAATCGCCATGGTCATCCAAGGCACGCCAAATCGCAAACAGAGGAGAAGTCGCCTTGA
- the coaBC gene encoding bifunctional phosphopantothenoylcysteine decarboxylase/phosphopantothenate--cysteine ligase CoaBC: MGDLHNKHIVLGVSGGIACYKSAELVRRLMEQGATVDVVMTESACKFVTPVTFQALSGRPVYIDPWDNRAPNNMVHINLSRNADLVLIAPATANIIAKLANGMADDLLTTLCLASTKPLLIAPAMNREMWQAPATVRNIAQLKTDGIQILGPGTGEQACGETGDGRMLEPHELVGAVCAQFQAKTMQGLKILLTAGPTCEPIDPVRVITNRSSGKTGYALAQAAHEAGAQVTLISGPTNLPCPHGVTRLSVQTAQQMHSAVMKHANDSDIFIGVAAVADWRVANASSEKLKKTDGHPPHLEFVMNPDILAEVASLANGPWCVGFAAETSLAAKELQSKRQRKGVPILVANLAQQVMDTDHTTIHLVDETGMTALGTGHKLDVARQLMTEIVKRYRQHQA, translated from the coding sequence ATGGGTGACTTGCACAACAAGCACATTGTTTTAGGCGTGAGCGGTGGCATTGCCTGCTACAAATCGGCCGAGCTCGTGCGCCGCTTGATGGAACAAGGCGCGACAGTTGACGTGGTCATGACCGAGAGCGCCTGCAAGTTTGTGACCCCGGTGACATTTCAGGCACTATCAGGCCGCCCAGTCTACATAGACCCATGGGACAATCGTGCGCCAAACAACATGGTGCACATTAACTTGTCCCGCAACGCTGACCTAGTTTTAATCGCACCGGCAACAGCCAATATCATCGCCAAACTCGCCAACGGCATGGCCGATGATCTGCTGACCACGCTTTGTTTAGCCAGTACCAAACCACTGTTGATCGCCCCGGCCATGAACCGCGAGATGTGGCAGGCACCGGCCACAGTACGCAATATCGCTCAATTGAAAACAGATGGCATTCAAATTCTGGGGCCCGGTACGGGCGAGCAGGCCTGTGGCGAAACTGGGGACGGGCGCATGCTGGAACCCCACGAACTGGTAGGAGCCGTATGCGCACAGTTTCAAGCAAAGACAATGCAAGGCTTAAAAATCTTGCTGACCGCAGGACCCACTTGTGAGCCAATTGATCCCGTGCGCGTTATAACCAACCGGTCGTCAGGGAAAACGGGCTACGCATTGGCGCAAGCCGCTCATGAGGCCGGCGCCCAGGTCACGCTGATATCGGGCCCGACTAACCTGCCCTGCCCTCATGGTGTCACCAGACTGTCAGTGCAAACCGCACAACAGATGCACTCTGCCGTGATGAAGCACGCCAACGACAGTGATATTTTTATCGGGGTGGCAGCCGTGGCTGACTGGCGTGTAGCCAACGCCTCATCGGAAAAACTAAAAAAAACCGATGGACACCCCCCTCATCTTGAGTTTGTCATGAACCCGGATATTCTCGCAGAGGTGGCTAGCCTGGCCAACGGTCCATGGTGTGTCGGATTTGCTGCTGAGACATCACTAGCGGCCAAAGAACTCCAATCCAAACGCCAACGCAAGGGCGTGCCGATATTGGTCGCCAATCTTGCTCAACAGGTCATGGATACTGACCACACGACCATCCACTTGGTCGATGAAACTGGCATGACCGCGCTGGGAACAGGTCATAAGCTTGACGTGGCGCGTCAACTCATGACGGAAATTGTCAAACGCTACAGACAACATCAGGCATGA
- the lspA gene encoding signal peptidase II: MPKRPAANRVMRKWLGLAVVLIVIDQATKLIAENTLRFGERINLLPVFDLTLVYNRGAAFSFLAQGDGWQRWFLSGIAIAAIVFILWLMKTQAQDSRRMMLALTLILAGAVGNLIDRLLYGHVVDFLLIYWHPWYYPAFNIADTAITLGAILLIWDEWRRWRKSRSNSQSQS; the protein is encoded by the coding sequence TTGCCCAAGCGACCGGCGGCTAATCGGGTGATGAGGAAATGGCTTGGGTTGGCAGTGGTCTTGATCGTTATCGATCAGGCCACCAAGCTGATCGCAGAAAACACCCTGCGGTTTGGTGAGCGTATCAACCTGTTGCCGGTGTTTGACCTGACTTTAGTCTACAACCGAGGTGCCGCGTTTAGCTTTTTGGCGCAGGGAGATGGCTGGCAACGCTGGTTTTTATCGGGCATTGCGATTGCTGCGATTGTCTTTATCCTTTGGCTCATGAAAACCCAAGCGCAAGACTCTCGCCGAATGATGCTCGCTCTGACGTTGATTCTGGCCGGTGCTGTTGGCAATCTGATCGATCGGTTGTTATACGGTCACGTTGTCGACTTTTTGTTGATCTATTGGCACCCTTGGTATTACCCGGCATTCAATATTGCTGACACAGCCATTACCCTCGGTGCTATTCTGCTTATCTGGGACGAATGGCGGCGCTGGCGAAAATCACGAAGCAACAGCCAATCACAATCTTGA
- the ileS gene encoding isoleucine--tRNA ligase, with the protein MDYKTTLNLTDTPFPMRGNLPKREPEWVAQWEEKGVYKAIRQASAGRPKFILHDGPPYANGSIHIGHAVNKILKDIIVKSRNMAGFDAQYVPGWDCHGMPIEIQIEKQFGKSLPVAEVQAKARAYALEQIDNQRKDFKRLGVLGQWDEPYLTMNFKAEANEIRVLSRILQKGYVFRGLKPVNWCFDCGSALAEAEVEYMDRTDPAIDVAFPFADNDGIAKAFGVNTVADGAIVIWTTTAWTVPSNQALNIHPEFEYALVELDEPRATGKLLILAKDRVQACLEGWGLSGQVLATVTGDKLSGLTFRHPLADIDSGFNRVSPIYLGDYVTLDTGTGVVHSSPAYGVEDFISCKAHGMTDDQILNPVMGDGKYASWLPLFGGLSIWDANAKIVKTLQEAGTLVKQHPHRHSYMHCWRHKTPVIYRATNQWFAGMDVEPKDHGPTLRTSALAAIEQTAFYPSWGKARLHNMIAHRPDWTLSRQRQWGVPMAFFVHKETGQLHPDTPALLEQIAQRVEQHGIEAWQTLDPAELLGPQDAQLYEKNRDTLDVWFDSGSTHATVIGGPNNQDHGSHGSELAWPADLYLEGSDQHRGWFHSSLLTGCMLYGRAPYKGLLTHGFVVDGDGRKMSKSVGNVIAPQTVSDSLGAEILRLWVASTDYAGELSISDEILKRVVESYRRIRNTVRFLLANLSDFREADNLVPTEDLMEIDRYALIMTAEVQSEVLAHYERYEFHPSMSRLQTYCSEDLGAFYLDVLKDRLYTSAPNSHARRSAQTALLHITQALLKMLAPVLSFTAEEAWQVLRDITLAPVDEASKVTIFAQCYYAIPIDQDTSLSEKWQRLREIRAEVLKTLEVLRTDGKIGASLQAEVDIYAKAQDVEILNSIGDQLKFLTITSRATAHESQDGLRIEAAPSAHSKCGRCWHYVDDVGQDSKHPDICARCVSNLAQATGG; encoded by the coding sequence ATGGACTATAAGACCACGCTGAACCTGACCGATACGCCATTTCCCATGCGCGGCAATCTTCCCAAACGCGAACCCGAATGGGTCGCACAGTGGGAAGAAAAAGGTGTCTACAAAGCCATCCGTCAGGCGAGCGCCGGGCGCCCCAAGTTCATCCTGCACGACGGCCCACCCTACGCCAACGGCTCGATTCATATTGGGCACGCGGTCAACAAGATCCTGAAAGACATCATTGTCAAAAGCCGCAACATGGCTGGCTTTGATGCGCAATACGTGCCAGGCTGGGACTGTCACGGCATGCCGATCGAAATTCAAATCGAGAAACAATTTGGCAAGTCGCTACCGGTAGCAGAAGTCCAGGCAAAGGCGCGGGCCTATGCTCTAGAACAAATCGACAACCAGCGAAAAGATTTCAAACGCTTGGGCGTCCTTGGGCAATGGGATGAACCATACCTCACGATGAATTTCAAGGCTGAGGCCAATGAAATTCGCGTGTTGTCGCGAATACTGCAAAAGGGATATGTGTTCCGTGGCTTAAAGCCGGTCAACTGGTGCTTTGATTGTGGATCAGCACTAGCCGAAGCCGAGGTCGAATACATGGATCGAACCGATCCGGCCATTGACGTGGCGTTTCCGTTTGCGGACAACGATGGCATCGCCAAAGCGTTCGGTGTAAACACAGTCGCCGATGGTGCAATCGTCATCTGGACCACGACGGCCTGGACAGTGCCCTCAAACCAGGCACTGAACATTCATCCGGAGTTTGAATATGCACTTGTTGAACTCGACGAGCCCCGCGCTACCGGGAAACTATTGATTCTGGCCAAAGACCGCGTGCAGGCCTGCCTTGAGGGCTGGGGTCTAAGCGGACAAGTCCTTGCAACAGTGACCGGCGACAAGCTATCGGGCTTGACATTCAGGCATCCTTTGGCTGACATCGATTCAGGCTTTAATCGCGTATCGCCCATCTACCTTGGCGACTATGTCACTCTGGACACGGGAACGGGTGTGGTGCACTCTTCGCCGGCCTACGGGGTCGAAGACTTTATCTCATGCAAAGCGCATGGCATGACAGACGACCAGATTCTCAACCCAGTCATGGGAGACGGCAAGTACGCCTCTTGGCTACCGCTATTTGGAGGACTGTCAATCTGGGATGCCAACGCCAAGATAGTGAAGACCCTTCAGGAGGCCGGCACACTGGTCAAACAACACCCGCATCGGCACAGTTACATGCACTGCTGGCGTCATAAAACACCGGTGATTTACCGCGCGACCAACCAATGGTTTGCAGGCATGGATGTTGAGCCGAAGGATCACGGACCCACATTGCGAACCTCAGCGCTGGCAGCCATCGAACAGACCGCTTTTTACCCGAGCTGGGGCAAGGCCAGATTGCACAACATGATTGCACACCGACCGGACTGGACCTTATCGCGCCAGCGCCAGTGGGGCGTGCCAATGGCATTTTTTGTGCACAAAGAAACCGGTCAATTGCACCCTGATACGCCAGCCCTCCTGGAACAAATTGCGCAGCGCGTTGAGCAACACGGCATTGAAGCCTGGCAAACGCTAGACCCGGCTGAATTGCTTGGCCCGCAAGACGCACAGCTCTATGAAAAAAACCGCGACACCCTTGACGTGTGGTTCGACTCGGGCTCAACACACGCGACGGTGATCGGCGGACCAAACAACCAAGACCATGGATCTCATGGCTCCGAACTTGCATGGCCTGCTGACCTCTATCTTGAAGGGTCGGACCAACACCGTGGATGGTTTCACTCATCACTATTGACTGGCTGCATGTTGTACGGCAGAGCACCCTACAAAGGACTCTTGACACACGGGTTTGTTGTAGACGGCGATGGTCGCAAGATGAGTAAGTCAGTGGGCAACGTCATTGCACCACAGACGGTATCAGATTCGCTTGGCGCGGAAATCCTACGCTTATGGGTGGCCAGTACAGATTACGCAGGCGAGTTGTCCATATCGGATGAGATCCTAAAGCGGGTGGTAGAAAGCTATCGCCGCATCCGTAACACGGTTCGATTTTTGCTCGCCAACCTGTCGGACTTCAGAGAAGCTGACAACCTCGTACCCACCGAAGATCTGATGGAAATCGATCGTTATGCACTCATCATGACTGCCGAGGTTCAGTCCGAAGTGCTGGCTCATTACGAACGATATGAATTTCACCCCTCGATGTCGCGCTTGCAAACATATTGCTCCGAAGATCTAGGAGCTTTCTATCTCGACGTCCTCAAAGACAGGCTCTACACCAGCGCCCCGAACAGCCACGCCAGACGCAGCGCTCAAACGGCCCTATTGCATATCACGCAGGCGTTGCTAAAAATGCTGGCCCCTGTGTTGTCTTTCACAGCAGAAGAAGCTTGGCAAGTATTGCGCGACATTACCTTGGCACCGGTAGATGAGGCATCGAAGGTGACGATATTTGCACAATGCTATTACGCTATCCCGATTGACCAGGACACGTCGCTTTCTGAGAAGTGGCAACGCTTACGAGAGATCCGGGCAGAGGTACTTAAGACACTTGAAGTGTTGCGCACTGACGGCAAGATTGGGGCCTCTCTGCAAGCTGAGGTGGACATCTATGCCAAGGCGCAGGATGTCGAAATCCTCAATAGCATAGGTGATCAATTAAAGTTTTTGACGATTACTTCACGCGCAACGGCACATGAAAGCCAGGATGGATTGCGTATCGAAGCAGCACCCTCGGCGCATTCAAAGTGTGGCCGCTGCTGGCACTATGTCGATGACGTTGGACAAGACTCGAAACACCCTGACATCTGCGCACGCTGTGTCAGCAATCTTGCCCAAGCGACCGGCGGCTAA
- a CDS encoding bifunctional riboflavin kinase/FAD synthetase codes for MKPFPFAARIIRHLPARPPVAASALTIGNLDGVHLGHLAMLDRVRQAAKRRELSPSVLTFAPHPRAYFAKLQGVPHNAPLQINGLRDKLARIASAGIEQIALLRFNAAMAQMSPEHFVRTLLFDQLAMRWLMVGSDFRFGHRRAGDISLLSRLAKELGFELEILSEVVDQDGQRISSSQVRQAMQAGDMPRVATLLGQPWRLSGRVLHGKKLGRTLGFPTLNLKVSSNTAARFGIYIVRVHGLNARPLPGIASLGRRPTVDDDLGVLLETHILDADIDAYGKLVSVELLQHVRDEQKFPDLTSLTDAMQGDRQHAKDYFAHHGL; via the coding sequence GTGAAACCATTTCCTTTTGCTGCACGCATCATTCGGCACCTGCCCGCTCGGCCACCCGTGGCTGCGAGCGCGCTCACCATTGGCAACCTCGATGGCGTACACCTCGGACACCTGGCGATGCTTGATCGAGTCAGGCAAGCCGCCAAGCGGCGGGAACTGTCGCCATCGGTGTTGACCTTCGCACCGCATCCGCGAGCCTACTTTGCGAAGCTGCAAGGGGTGCCGCACAACGCACCGCTTCAAATCAACGGCCTGCGTGACAAACTCGCGCGCATCGCGAGCGCCGGTATTGAGCAGATAGCACTACTTAGGTTTAACGCCGCGATGGCACAAATGTCGCCAGAACATTTTGTCCGAACACTATTGTTTGACCAGTTGGCGATGCGTTGGCTCATGGTGGGGTCTGACTTTCGGTTCGGTCATCGCCGCGCTGGTGATATTTCCTTGCTGTCTCGCTTGGCAAAAGAGCTGGGTTTCGAGCTAGAGATTCTGTCGGAGGTAGTCGACCAAGACGGACAGCGCATTTCAAGCTCCCAAGTGCGACAAGCGATGCAAGCCGGGGACATGCCACGCGTGGCAACACTGCTGGGCCAACCATGGCGGCTGAGCGGTCGCGTCCTTCACGGCAAAAAGCTCGGGCGCACGCTGGGGTTTCCGACTTTGAACCTGAAAGTCAGCAGCAACACCGCTGCCCGATTCGGGATCTACATCGTTCGGGTACACGGCCTGAACGCCAGGCCATTACCCGGCATCGCCAGCCTTGGTCGGCGCCCGACGGTCGATGATGACCTTGGCGTTTTGCTGGAAACGCACATACTCGATGCCGATATAGACGCCTACGGTAAACTTGTGTCTGTCGAACTGCTGCAACACGTGCGGGACGAGCAGAAATTCCCTGACTTAACTTCCTTAACAGACGCCATGCAAGGCGATCGCCAGCATGCGAAGGATTACTTTGCGCACCATGGACTATAA
- the purN gene encoding phosphoribosylglycinamide formyltransferase → MTDRQADARRFVILISGRGSNMQQIIEQARAQGWPAQFVRVIANEADAPGIAWAKQQGLQTAVVPHRDFTDRQAFDEHLAQIIEADRPDYVLLAGFMRILTPGFVARFKHRLINIHPSLLPAFPGLKTHEQAIAAGVGWHGCTVHFVTDQLDHGPIIAQAAVPVKDNDTPQVLANRVLKLEHQIYPRVVQWLAQGLVQVNQVGQITLEGITQRHLWVSE, encoded by the coding sequence ATGACTGACCGCCAAGCTGATGCCCGCCGATTCGTGATCCTGATATCTGGCCGGGGCAGCAACATGCAACAAATTATCGAACAGGCGCGAGCTCAGGGTTGGCCGGCACAATTTGTGCGTGTTATCGCCAACGAAGCCGATGCGCCTGGTATTGCCTGGGCCAAACAGCAGGGTCTACAAACGGCGGTGGTGCCACATCGTGATTTTACGGATCGGCAGGCGTTTGATGAGCATTTGGCGCAAATCATTGAGGCAGACCGACCTGATTATGTTCTGCTGGCTGGCTTCATGCGCATACTGACACCCGGTTTTGTTGCTAGGTTCAAGCATCGATTGATCAATATCCATCCCTCACTGTTGCCTGCGTTTCCGGGGCTTAAAACGCATGAACAGGCGATTGCTGCGGGTGTTGGCTGGCACGGTTGCACCGTCCACTTTGTCACTGATCAGCTTGATCACGGACCCATCATCGCCCAGGCGGCTGTCCCAGTTAAGGACAACGATACGCCGCAAGTTCTTGCCAATCGAGTGCTCAAGCTCGAGCATCAAATCTATCCTCGGGTTGTTCAATGGCTCGCTCAAGGACTGGTGCAAGTTAATCAGGTCGGGCAGATCACCCTAGAGGGCATCACGCAGCGTCACTTGTGGGTAAGTGAATGA